Proteins encoded by one window of Salicibibacter halophilus:
- a CDS encoding 2-keto-4-pentenoate hydratase, with the protein MKTEDKANKEDLAKHLASSWEKGEGVQPVTELTPNLSIEEAYQVQLQTVEENIKNGQRITGKKIGLTSKAMQEKLGVSEPDYGHLLDDMAVGNGETIASKRVLQPMVEGEIAFILKKDLVGPDVTTLDVLQATDAVVPALEIVDSRIKDWKITLPDTIADNASSGLYVLGEQPKKLADIDLKQMGMALFKNDELQNTGVGAAAMDDPAKCVAWLANKLAAYDIRLKAGEVILSGALSAAIEGKPGDTFRAKFADLGTVHVSFEE; encoded by the coding sequence ATGAAAACGGAAGACAAAGCGAATAAAGAAGACCTTGCCAAACACCTGGCCAGTTCATGGGAAAAAGGGGAAGGGGTTCAGCCGGTTACTGAGCTGACCCCTAACCTATCGATTGAAGAAGCATATCAAGTGCAGCTACAGACCGTGGAAGAAAACATTAAAAACGGGCAACGGATCACCGGCAAAAAAATTGGTTTGACATCAAAAGCAATGCAGGAAAAATTAGGCGTCAGCGAACCTGATTACGGTCATTTGCTGGATGACATGGCCGTCGGAAATGGAGAAACCATTGCGTCCAAACGTGTATTGCAACCCATGGTTGAAGGTGAGATTGCTTTCATCCTGAAAAAAGACTTGGTTGGGCCGGATGTAACAACACTTGACGTTTTGCAAGCGACGGATGCAGTCGTTCCCGCGCTTGAAATTGTCGATAGCCGAATTAAAGATTGGAAGATTACATTACCTGATACGATCGCAGACAACGCATCTTCCGGATTGTATGTGCTCGGTGAACAACCGAAAAAACTAGCGGACATTGATCTAAAACAAATGGGGATGGCGCTATTCAAAAATGATGAACTTCAAAACACAGGCGTCGGTGCTGCAGCAATGGACGATCCGGCAAAATGTGTGGCATGGCTGGCGAATAAATTAGCCGCTTATGACATTAGGTTGAAAGCCGGAGAAGTCATCCTATCCGGTGCATTATCGGCGGCGATTGAAGGGAAGCCCGGCGATACATTCCGTGCAAAATTTGCAGACCTGGGCACGGTGCATGTTTCATTTGAAGAATAA
- a CDS encoding acetaldehyde dehydrogenase (acetylating), producing the protein MDKLKVGIIGSGNIGSDLMIKLRNSESLELTTMMGIDANSRGMQHAKKLGLHTFDSGIDGLVDQPELVDVIFDATSAGAHIKNAETAKKLGKQMIDLTPAAIGPFIVPTVNAGKHLEEDNVNLITCGGQATIPVIHAIHQVAPVEYGEIVATIASESVGPGTRANIDEFTETTAKGIEQVGGAKEGKAIIILNPAEPPIIMRDTVHAIVEESALDEEKITNSILDTVNEVQSYVPGYNIRTNPVFDGNRVTVFLEIEGAGHYLPKYAGNLDIMTSAGVRVAEEFAKNRSATADNV; encoded by the coding sequence GTGGATAAATTAAAAGTTGGAATCATTGGATCCGGGAATATCGGTTCTGATTTAATGATTAAATTACGCAATTCCGAATCGTTGGAGTTAACAACGATGATGGGGATCGATGCCAATTCAAGGGGGATGCAACATGCAAAAAAATTAGGATTGCATACCTTTGACAGCGGGATTGATGGTTTAGTAGACCAGCCGGAATTAGTCGATGTCATATTTGATGCGACCAGTGCCGGCGCACATATTAAAAATGCGGAAACAGCCAAAAAGCTCGGCAAGCAAATGATTGATTTAACCCCTGCTGCCATTGGGCCTTTTATTGTGCCTACGGTGAACGCAGGCAAACACTTGGAAGAAGATAACGTAAATCTCATTACATGCGGCGGGCAAGCAACGATCCCTGTCATCCACGCGATTCATCAAGTGGCACCGGTCGAATACGGGGAAATTGTTGCCACCATTGCAAGTGAAAGTGTCGGACCGGGAACGAGGGCAAACATTGATGAATTTACCGAAACAACAGCCAAAGGCATTGAACAAGTAGGTGGCGCGAAAGAAGGCAAGGCCATTATCATCTTAAACCCTGCCGAACCACCAATTATCATGCGCGACACGGTCCATGCCATTGTTGAAGAATCAGCGTTGGATGAAGAAAAAATCACCAATTCGATTTTAGACACGGTGAACGAGGTTCAGTCGTATGTTCCCGGCTATAACATACGTACCAATCCTGTGTTTGATGGAAATAGGGTGACGGTATTTCTTGAAATTGAAGGGGCAGGCCATTATTTGCCGAAATATGCCGGAAACCTTGATATCATGACATCTGCAGGTGTAAGAGTAGCGGAAGAATTTGCGAAAAATCGAAGCGCAACCGCCGATAACGTGTAG
- a CDS encoding aldehyde dehydrogenase, translating into MQLTEAKATVKPIDCSHYIEGQYVKASNENTFENVNPATEEVLGVVAKGGKEDVDQAVGVARKALKGEWGNMPTKQRSQILRKIGDLILERKSELATLESLDTGKPLWLANKVDIDRAANNFHFFADYMTSMGTESYQQDDVAIHYAVRRPVGVVGLINPWNLPLFLMTWKLAPALAAGNTAVMKPSEETPMTATVLAEICKEAGVPDGVVNMVHGFGDAGAAISSHEDVDAIAFTGETVTGSEIMKSAAPTLKKLSFEMGGKNPNIIFADADMDDVIDTTMRSSFINQGEVCLCGSRIYVERSAYDEFLERFAAKTKELKVGDPFDDTTNVGALISEEHYKKVLGYLDIAKEEGGTFLTGGKAAEGFDKGYFVEPTIITGLGKDSRCVNEEIFGPVVTVVPFDEEEEVLEQVNDTHYGLAASLWTSNIKRATRLSAQIETGIVWVNTWFLRDLRTPFGGMKHSGIGREGGMHSFDFYSELTNITVKM; encoded by the coding sequence ATGCAGTTGACAGAAGCAAAAGCAACAGTCAAACCAATTGATTGCTCGCATTATATCGAGGGGCAATATGTGAAGGCAAGCAATGAGAATACGTTTGAAAATGTAAACCCGGCAACGGAAGAAGTGTTGGGCGTTGTTGCAAAAGGTGGCAAGGAAGATGTTGACCAAGCGGTAGGCGTCGCCAGAAAAGCGCTTAAAGGGGAATGGGGAAACATGCCTACAAAGCAACGGTCCCAGATTCTCCGTAAAATCGGCGATTTAATTTTAGAAAGAAAATCAGAATTAGCCACGCTTGAATCACTTGACACTGGTAAGCCATTGTGGCTTGCAAATAAAGTTGATATTGACCGTGCAGCAAATAATTTTCACTTCTTTGCTGACTATATGACTTCAATGGGAACAGAATCTTATCAACAAGATGATGTTGCTATTCATTATGCCGTTCGCCGACCTGTTGGCGTAGTGGGGCTAATCAATCCGTGGAACCTTCCATTGTTTTTGATGACGTGGAAGTTAGCGCCGGCACTCGCGGCAGGGAACACAGCTGTGATGAAACCATCGGAAGAGACACCAATGACAGCGACGGTTCTTGCTGAGATTTGTAAAGAGGCCGGCGTTCCGGACGGTGTTGTTAATATGGTTCACGGATTTGGTGACGCGGGAGCTGCTATTTCCTCCCATGAGGACGTGGATGCCATTGCCTTTACCGGTGAAACGGTAACCGGAAGTGAAATCATGAAATCCGCAGCACCCACGTTGAAGAAATTATCCTTTGAAATGGGCGGCAAAAACCCGAACATTATTTTCGCGGATGCTGACATGGACGATGTGATCGATACGACGATGCGTTCCAGTTTCATTAACCAAGGGGAGGTTTGCTTGTGCGGTTCAAGAATTTATGTCGAGCGGTCGGCATACGATGAATTTCTTGAGCGCTTTGCAGCAAAAACCAAAGAACTCAAAGTTGGCGATCCTTTTGATGATACGACAAACGTCGGTGCGTTAATCAGTGAAGAACACTATAAAAAAGTGCTTGGCTATTTGGACATTGCAAAAGAAGAAGGCGGGACCTTCTTGACAGGCGGCAAGGCTGCCGAAGGATTTGATAAAGGATACTTCGTAGAACCGACGATTATTACCGGTTTGGGCAAAGATTCCAGATGTGTGAATGAGGAGATCTTTGGCCCGGTCGTAACGGTTGTTCCGTTTGATGAGGAAGAAGAAGTGTTGGAACAAGTAAATGATACGCATTATGGTTTAGCCGCGAGCCTGTGGACCAGTAACATTAAACGTGCCACTCGTCTTAGCGCACAAATTGAAACGGGAATCGTTTGGGTCAACACATGGTTTTTACGTGATTTGCGCACACCTTTCGGAGGCATGAAGCATAGCGGCATTGGTCGTGAAGGCGGCATGCATAGCTTTGATTTTTATTCGGAACTCACCAATATTACAGTCAAAATGTAG